In the Acanthochromis polyacanthus isolate Apoly-LR-REF ecotype Palm Island chromosome 20, KAUST_Apoly_ChrSc, whole genome shotgun sequence genome, TTGCTATAATAGTTCCTGCAAACGTTGCTCTGTTACTTTTtatatatttctaaaaataacatGTTACTTTTATGTGTAATTATCACTGACCCACATTCCTCAGAGGTTATTAGTCTTTGTTATATTGCGTGTTATTTTACCATAAAAAAATGTGGTCAGTCGAGATTTCAGCCAATGAGGAGAGCGCTGAGGATCACGTGACGGCGAGAGGGCAGGAGGGGCACGCGCAGGGcttttttcacacttttgtaAACAACATGGCGATTCACGAACTGGCCCTGCTAACCGACTGACCAAACACCGCGCTATCCGACCTCCAGACTGCGCTTCTCCTCAGCGCCGTACGCCGCACCGTGCGGAAGCCCTATCGGAGCTCTAACGGACTGTCAAGTTCGCGGCGAAACGACAAAAAGCTGGACCGAGGAAGTGTCAGGAGGACCGTCTGACAGCCTAACGGTAGCTAATGTTGTCGTTAGGTCGTTAGCATGTTTAGCTAGCCGAACAAAATCAGCATCTTTAACGTGATGAGCTAACAATCACGCTGGTAGATTTAGTCGGCAGAGCGCATGGTTTGTTCATGTCGAAAAAGTAAAACTAAAGCGGCTGTTACAAGCAACTTCTATCAGCTTAGCTGCTCCAGATAAATCTGCAGCCATTTATTACCTAACTCCTGTTTTTCCTTATCTTTGATTTCACCTGGCCTCCTCAGGGCAAACTGACATTTACCGTCTCATTACTCTCTCTGGTAGGCCCTTTTCAGTCTATGggctctcagtccagttctggGATGTCTGGTGGAAGGGGCTCTTCCAGTGGCAACCCAGCTGAGCAGTCTGAAGGAGCAGAACCGaaccagagcagcagcagcagccgagGCCGCAGGACGGCGGACAGGCAGCAGGGAGACAGACAGTCGTCATCAGAGGAGGACGTTGACTTAGCTGAAGTACTGGCTTACCTACTGAGGAGGTAAACTGGGAGGATTGTCTTGTTCGAAAAGCTGACACTGATAATAGCATGACAAAAATCACATACACCTAGCATCAAGATAGCTCGgcaacaaaatgtaaacatctCAAATAGTCCTTATAGAGAGGTGAGATACTAAcaagttgtttttgttaaagTGGGTGATCACTAACATATGTAGAAAAGCCCTGTGAGCAGGAAAATAGAAGCACCTGTGCGACGCAATGCAATATAATATCCCTGCAATATCCCCTATATTATCTTTCATAAGAGCGCTGGGATTTCTCTTTATTTCTGCTCACTCAGCTGATGCATTTAGTTTGAATCAGAGTGTCAGTgcacaaaacatgaacacaacatCTAGTCATCGTGTTTCATGTTTTGAACTGATATATTTCAGGACAGATATTTAGAATATGAAACCATTTACAGAGAGGATAGGTGTCACTTGTCAGGTGTGAACTAGCTTCAGGACACTCTTCAATGGTACAGAATAGGCTGAAAAGTCAGGTTGTTTTTACGTCTTGGCTAAGGGAGCAAATAATTAAAGCATTTCTTTGCATTCCAGTGCTgctatttaataataataataataataataataataatatattttatttgaagACACCTTTCTTGGCACTCAAGGACACTGTACAAACAAACGTTTCCAGATACACActttgcaaatgaaaaacactaaaatcaaTAGAGACAGGGCTATTGGCACCAGATGGAATACACAGTTTTGAACAGATGTGTTTTGAATTGTGATCTGAAATGGAGGAATGAGTCCATGTTTCTCAGCTGGGGTGGCAATGAATTCCAGAGACTTGGCGGTGAGACGGGTCTAGGGGACAGACGGGTGAATTTTCAGTGTGCACGTGCAGATCTGGGAAGTTTTGGAATATTTCTCTGTAATGGGTTTCAGCCTTTGGACGTGATTCTTGACTGTGTCTGGGCCTGTTTAAACAGCACAGCAGAAGAGTCAGAACTAGAAAAAGCAAGGATCTGAAAGAGCTGAAATGAATTCAAAGTACTTGCTCTTTTCACTCCAGTTAACGTTCAACTTCCCTCAAGTGAGCTGCTGATCTCCCACCTGTTGAAGTGGTAAAAGAGTCGCTGTCATGCAGGCTGGCTGGTGTCTTTCTATTTGACTGTAGGGCTGCAGCTGGATCGCTTTGTCCTCTTTGTCTTTGTTGCTCCTTTAAATTCTTCTCTAGGTCGATTTTTGCAGGTTCCTTTGATCATGTGCCAGGGCTTTGAGTGATTGGTTGTTGAGCTGATGTTGTGTTTGCGTGTGCAGGGGCCAGGTCAGGCTGGTCCATGGCAGCGGAGCCACGGGGCTGCAGCTGGTCCAGTCCTACTCTGACTCTGATGAGGACAGTGATGGAGCATGGGAGGGACGGCTGGGTGACCGCTACAATCCACCAGGTAACCTCTCATACACGCTGTTTATTGTCCATGCCATAGATTTCAGACAATAAGTCATTGCTTACATGGCAGGTCTCTTACTtaaatgtgtctttatttttaaacatacaATTTTGACAGCAATACAAGTTGGAAAGCAGGATTATTTGTTCGAACAGGAACGTTATCTTGCTGTATTAAATATCATCGCTTGCTGTTTGCTTACCAGGTAGTTGTAACCCACCcagtgacagaaatgagacgaATGCACTCcagtaatattttatttaaagatgTAAATTGTGTTAGATGAATGttattcttctattttttttaatttaaattaaatattattaatggaagctgataataaataaataaatcatattgAGAAGTTGTTATCCATTAACTAACTAAGCATGATCATCTTTAAAGCCTAATTTACAACTTATGTTTTTTGCTAAACTAACAAGGATTGAGTTTTatgttttcctccatttttgcGATTTCTactttcctcctctctcatTCAGTATAATTTGATATGAGAACGCATCCGAAAAACATGTTACTTACCTAtctgtttgtatttcttgtaTATTATAGCccctttgtattttttgtgcttttcttttgcattttatgtttttgcctattttagcattttgtatTTATAAAGCCTGGTGCACTGCATTTCACTGCCatactgtatgtgcatgtgacgattaaaaaaataatctaatctaatctagtTTGTCAAGGGGGCAATTGTTATAAGTTTTGCACCTTGTTCTCAGAGATATGGATGAATGTCTTTTGTGTAGAAAGTTCTGACAGTCAAATATGAACTCATACTGAGCCTTgttctttgtaatattttcctAGTGGACACCCAACCCGACACGCACGAAGTGGATCGGAGTGAGATCCGAACTCAGATCCTGCTGGCCACCGCCTCCTCTGCCTTGAAAGGCCGTCACAGTTTCACCCACATGCTAACAGAGGTCagaccacaaaaacatttcaaaatacgtagttttatttagtttttcaaGAAATTTGTGCTTGTTTCAACTCATGTTGTCCAGATATTTGAGGTGTTTATCACTTGTTTGTGTCCGCCAGCTTAGTTACCTCTAAATGTTGATGATTCTTTTTATGTGCAGAGGGAACAAGGCAGATGTAGAGGTTCCAGTTTTTCCCATGGAGAGTGCAGTCGTATCCGTACACAGTaagcagctttaatttattttttttaattttttttaaccaaattagTATTAAGGGACAGAGAAAGGCTCACATTAGTTTAATCAGTTCATTTAATTACTAAAAAAACCTTGACTGAGCATTAACTTCTGTTGAGTTTTATGTGAGTCATAGCTGTGTAGATCATGTGAAAATGTACTATCTAGTGGAGATGACGAGGGACTGTATATTAAGATACTGACCCCTGTGGTCCTCTGCAGTTTCCTGCCAAACTATGTGTCCCACAAGGATACATACCAGCAGAAAGCCTTCTGCGGAGTGTACAGCGAGGATGGCAACATGTTCCTCTCTGCCTGCCAAGGTAAATAACATGAGAACCCGGAGTAACTGAATCAGATCTATCAATAATTCTTAATGTTTGTTTAAAGCTGCTGACACCACTAAATCACCACAGCCATTCATGCAGTGTCATGTACAGAATGTGGCTCGGCACAGACAAGTATTGTTTGactttgctctttttttaaaacatcttttgtTGCAAATGATCTGATGTCAAAACTGCTTAAAgctaactaaaaaaaaacatttagaaagtATCAGTTACACCCTTTGCTACTATTTCCTGATTGAACACATGACTTCTGCTTTATTAAAGTAGCTGCTTTGCAAGCAAGGAGCAGCAGGTCTCATCACCACCCGCCTCCCAGTCATTTGATTACAGTTTTTGTTCTCATTGTGATTGCTCTGTTGATGCAGGAACTTAAGTGGAAGCCAAATAACTGTCGGCTAAAGGTTTAAAGCTGGAATAGgcagtttttttggggggggcaTCACTAAGTCAAAATGCCATAATGACAATTTAGGATACTGTATATCAAATTGTCAGATAGAAAGCTAGATTTTTGCTTCTCTTGATGGCTTTCTAAATGAGTTATGGTGGTTGATTAGCTTGTGTAGGTAGActtacagaaaacaaacagaggagagctgcaggaggcggtttgtattttttcctttctccagATTTCTGTGTGACTCCCCTTTAAATGTGTTCCTAAATGAATTATTATTCTAATGTGCTTTTAATCAAAAGCCTGCAATGTATAGTAGATGGAAGAACTCCTCTCAGCTTATAGTTCCAGATGACAATTAGATTTTGTAAGAGCAGCACTGGAGTCTCGTCAAAATGAGTGCATCTTTTActtacagaaatgttttttgtttttttgtttttttttatgctgcTTGCTGCAGACCAGAACATCCGCTTATATGACACCACTAGGGGACGGTTTCACCTGCGGCGAACAGTGAAGGCCCGTGACGTGGGCTGGAGTGTGTTGGACGTCTGTTTCACCCCCGACGCTCACCACTTGCTCTACTCCAGCTGGTCTGACTACAGTAAGGCTAGGAGGCCTGTACATTAACAAATGAGAGAACAGTTAGCCAGTCACGATAGAGTGTTTCCATTTCTTGATGTTTCTACTCTTTATGCTCATGAATCTTTGTATTGTCGTCTTGCTTCTTAACGATAGTTTTGTTTATGTACTCTTAACAAACTGCACCTTGCTTCTCTTGTAGCATAATCGAGCTGCATTTGTGTGCGTCTCAGCCTAGCCTTATGGACATTTATTATACGCAGATGAAAAGAGCTTGGAAACATACAGCAGTTATTTCAGTAAACATCTGCATGCAATTGCTGTGCCTGTGAACCAAATGTTTCAAGAATTTGATTTCTTTCATTCTCGGTGGAAAAAAGAGAAGTAATAGAGAGCCCCTGGTCTGGTCATAGTATCGTAGATTCATAGATAGATACTAAGGGAGATTCAAATATTCAGTAGCTTACCTACAAAAAAACCAAGTAGATGAAACAGGCAGGTTGGTAACCACATTAACATTAAAGTTAgtttatactgtaaaaaaaacttgctgTACAATACTAGAAATAAAACACTTCTAATTTTTCAATCTATAGGATACTAAATGTATTTAAAGCCAATCTACAGTATTTACACCTTTCAAGGCACCGTGATTTGACCTAGTCTAGGTCAGTCAGGTAGTCTGGCACTTCAGCAACTACTAATTTCTTAAAATTGcgtattattttttatatacacCGATTAGCCACAACATTTAAACCACCATCCTCATGTAGTTTTTGTCCTGCGTTGCCAAAACACATGCCAGCAGACACAAACTgtaggtgtcctgtggtgtctgacaCTTGGACGTAAGCAGCTGGTCCTTTGGGTCCTTTGGGTCCTTTGGGTCCTTTGGGTCCTTTGGGTCCCGTGGGTTGCAGGTGAGGCCTTCGTTTTGAGGACGCATGATCAGATTTGGATATATGGGTTTGGAGGCTTggtgtctctgttttgttcCTTGAGCTATTCctcagcagtttttgcagtgagacATGAGCACACTGTCCTGCTGAGACAGACTACTGCTGTTTAAAAGTACCATTACCATTGCGGGTGCACTTATTGACTGTAGCGTTGTCTAAGTGGGTAGTATGTGCCCAAGTTTCCACTGCAAAATGCTGCATTATAgtgagatgatcaatgttacTCACCTgtaagtggttttaatgttgtggctgatagGTGTCATCAATTTACTTTATTGCTGTTGAATTTAAATGTCTTGAATTTTGACATATGTGTACTCTATATGCCTTTATGTATACCCAGGGCTTCTGCAGTGCAATAAAAAGCAATAATAGTCATTAAATAGATTGGTGAAAAtgaaggccttaaatggcattaaaaatcattaaatttgattctcagtggcattagAAATTCTTTCTGccgttttcaagaaaaatatttgattatATATAATTATAGGCGATAGTTGCTCCGGCCGGTCAGGTACAATTGTTAAAAACTGCACGTTTGGAAAGTGCATgagagctgggaaatggggtaatgcaaattccagcaaaactAGCTAGAAAAAGTGGAATTCAGAGACTGGCTGCAGCCCGTGGGGGGTTGGGGGGTTTccggattcagaaatagtgaaatgaggggacagttttcatataaaaatcatcttttacaagaAAACGAACccgtgtaatttgttgagttcacggtTAGGGtcttaaaatttttacagtataataTTAAAATGACATTGAAAAGCATTAAACctgactggctgatttctgcagaaaccctgtataCCATAAGCACTGCTCGCTGCTTCAAGTCCTACAAtgttatgttttgtgttttctagaTGCAAATAGACTGTTGGCAAGTTGCCCGCTAGTGATGACGCAAAATGATGATTCATAAGTGTTTGAAATCTCACTTCAGATCTCACTGTTGAAGAAACTTCAGATCGTTAAAGAAATACTTACTGTGTAGGAAACTGCTGCTCCCTGGTAAATAGGGAGCAGTGTTTTAATTAACAAGGGAGTGATTTCTCTTATTATCTAAGTGTTGTTGCTTGGCGATGTTAACCAAAACCGGCAAGGGTTGCGTGATTATTTTTTCAGATCAGCTCCCCGAACTGTGTTTCTAGAGAACActgctgtttttatctttgcttTTTTAGCCCCGTGACGTGATAAATGGTCGTGATCTGCCACAAATGTACACACCATGttgttttattcatatattcttgtctgtgtgtctctctgcagTTCATTTGTGCAGTATAGATGGAGACAGTGAAAACCACACCGCCCTGGACCTCAAGTTAGTGTTTCCCTCATAGTAACTTATAACATTACAGAGCAGGTAATCTATCATTCCTTACCAGCCGGCCCTCCTCTCCCTTCATTACCACCTGGATGAATGATGCTGTCAGAACTTGTCACCCCAACATCCATCCTCTCGCTCTGTGTGTGTTCCTCTTGTTAAACGGAGAGTTCATTATTCCAACAAAGCAGTCATTAAACTCATAGCACTCCTATTAATGACATTGTTTAAGAGGTGATGCGTGCCGTCATGAAGCTTTTTGGTGTGGGATGACATGCAGTAGACATCGGAGTTGTGATTCACATGTCTTGTTATCGCCGCCGTGTCAAACctgctcgtgtgtgtgtgtgtgtgtgtgtgtgtgctgttgtgCTTTGTAGTCCAGATGAGAGGAGGTTCTGTGTGTTCTCACTGGCTGCGTCCACAGATGGCAAAGAGATCCTGGGAGGGTGAGTACaattttgcttttatgtttcAAGACAGTGAGTGACAGAGTTGAAACCAGGACTGAAGGCTCTTTTAGAAATGTAAATTCAAGTTTCTTTTGTTGTAGGTGGAAGTTAAATGCGCTTGTTATAACCAGAGCTGTGAATTCCATTTATAGTTGATATTAAAGTAAAACGGATTAGGTTCAACGTGCTTAATCATGTTTAAACcgtttttcttctctctcctttcAGAGCAAATGATGGCTGCCTTTACGTTTTTGATCTTGATCAGAACAAACGAACGCTGAAGGTGAGCCCGCCTTTGAGTACACTTGTTCCTGCTCCTTTGCTTTTCCACGCCTGTTTCTGCATCCCATCTACCTCTGTCTGTTTGTGCCTTATCCTGTGGTCAAGGTGAGCCAGACACGGTGAAGCTAAAAGTGTGCCAGCGCACATAAAGTTTTACACCGTCCTGCTGTCTAATGTAGCAGCACAGAGTCCAGTTCCACCCTGCAGTGGGACAGTGGGGGTTAAAtccacctccctcctcctcccacagCCACCCTCTGCGTAGAAGTCACTCGATGACCTCTACCATCTGCTTCACCGCTGTCGTACGCTCTTCCTCAGTCTGTCCCTCCCATTACCTCTGTGTTATGGTGTCTTTTTTTGCCTTATATCTCAACATCTTATGGgccattttgcttttatttcgcTCCACTTACATGTGAAGCTTCTACTTGCTATCACACAGTTCATATAAAGCCAAAACTAACATTGGATTCAGACTGATGTAATTACCCCCAGCGTTTTTCTCTGCTGAATGCTATCATTGCTATCATGATTGCAATGGCCCTGTTCACACATGGCATGCATCTTTGCTGATCTGATCAGTGGAATAGTAAAGTACTCTGTATAGGTTTAAATGATCTGATCATTTAGGTTGCAGTAGTAGCTCTGTGTTCACCTTCATTCTTTGAGCTGTGTCTATGCAAATGTGCCCCGGGCCATCATGAAGGACGACCCGCATACCTGACGTCCTCTGTATAATCCCTTTTTCATTCTCAAATTTTGAAAACTGCTTTTGTCCACGAAAATTTCTAAAAGCCCATTAAGCTAAACTAAGATTAATTCAAACATCTGGAGCAATTTGTTTTCAGTGGTACACACCATGGAGTGAAACTAGTTTGTagtgttttaattttaatatcCATCAGATAAGGCAAggacagggggtcctcggtttacgacgtcctcgtcCTACAGTGTTTCGTTGCTATGTCAGAACTCGTTACATAAAACTAGTTAGCAAGCGGAACGGACGAATACATCGTCACACGGCACTgaaagacggctt is a window encoding:
- the dcaf11 gene encoding DDB1- and CUL4-associated factor 11 — its product is MGSQSSSGMSGGRGSSSGNPAEQSEGAEPNQSSSSSRGRRTADRQQGDRQSSSEEDVDLAEVLAYLLRRGQVRLVHGSGATGLQLVQSYSDSDEDSDGAWEGRLGDRYNPPVDTQPDTHEVDRSEIRTQILLATASSALKGRHSFTHMLTEREQGRCRGSSFSHGECSRIRTHFLPNYVSHKDTYQQKAFCGVYSEDGNMFLSACQDQNIRLYDTTRGRFHLRRTVKARDVGWSVLDVCFTPDAHHLLYSSWSDYIHLCSIDGDSENHTALDLNPDERRFCVFSLAASTDGKEILGGANDGCLYVFDLDQNKRTLKIDAHEDDVNAVAFADSSSQLLFSGSDDALCKVWDRRTLREDRPQPVGQLAGHRDGITFIHSKGDARYLISNSKDQSIKLWDVRKFSPKEGLAASRLAVTQQNWDYRWQQVPQRALKRHKLTGDTSVMTYRGHGVLHTLIRCRFSPEFSTGQRFIYSGCSTGKIIIYDVLTGTVVSRLSGHDACVRDVSWHPYEDNIISSSWDGAVRMWEHRQTHPLEEERERERD